A part of uncultured Treponema sp. genomic DNA contains:
- a CDS encoding glycosyl hydrolase, with protein sequence MVQTANKNAIPAVKKLLEYLYEISGKKIITGQHTQTVPMEEISYIKSITGKEPKLRGFELLSYSPNINYTESDSECLTEVEENKNTVEQALKWASETSGILTFTFHWFSPLGGKGKSFYSKNTDFDAEKVLVEGTEERKKFFSDMDSIAEILKKFSNIPVLWRPFHESYGEWFWWGAKGPVVAGKLYEIMFDYYTNVHKLNNLLWVWNSDVKEAYPGDDKVDVVSIDVYRSEYEPTDYSAEYFKLCEGSSKNKVCALAEVGYIPDISILEKTHIPWAYYMTWSKEFCIGEKYNTKESLQKMYESPYAVTL encoded by the coding sequence ATGGTTCAAACTGCAAATAAAAATGCGATTCCTGCGGTAAAAAAACTTCTTGAGTATCTTTATGAAATTTCTGGAAAAAAAATTATAACAGGCCAGCATACTCAGACTGTTCCAATGGAAGAAATAAGCTACATAAAATCCATTACAGGAAAAGAGCCTAAGCTTAGAGGCTTTGAACTTTTGTCTTATTCTCCAAATATAAATTATACTGAATCTGATTCCGAGTGCCTTACCGAAGTTGAAGAAAACAAAAATACAGTTGAGCAAGCGTTAAAGTGGGCTAGCGAGACTTCTGGCATTTTAACTTTTACTTTCCATTGGTTTTCGCCGCTTGGAGGAAAAGGAAAAAGCTTTTATTCAAAAAATACTGATTTTGATGCAGAAAAAGTTCTTGTTGAAGGAACAGAAGAACGCAAAAAATTTTTTAGCGACATGGATTCAATTGCGGAAATTCTGAAAAAGTTCAGCAATATTCCTGTTCTTTGGCGGCCTTTCCATGAAAGCTACGGAGAGTGGTTTTGGTGGGGAGCAAAAGGTCCTGTTGTTGCTGGCAAGCTTTACGAAATTATGTTTGACTATTACACGAATGTTCACAAGTTGAATAATTTGCTTTGGGTTTGGAACAGCGATGTAAAGGAAGCGTATCCGGGAGATGACAAAGTTGATGTAGTTTCAATTGATGTTTACCGTTCCGAATACGAGCCGACAGATTATTCAGCTGAATATTTTAAGCTTTGCGAAGGCTCTTCAAAAAACAAAGTTTGCGCTCTTGCGGAAGTCGGCTACATTCCAGATATTTCAATTTTGGAAAAAACACATATTCCTTGGGCTTATTATATGACTTGGTCAAAAGAATTTTGCATCGGCGAAAAGTACAATACGAAAGAGTCGCTTCAAAAAATGTATGAAAGTCCGTATGCTGTAACACTTTGA
- a CDS encoding flagellar filament outer layer protein FlaA translates to MKKGVVILGSLILGLAFCVPAVAQPSSKAVETIVIDNFDTDMEWSWAVQSSRFIAEGYPILKKFEGIPNSLIPYHKDSDPAAMVLGVKAKYDRKGDNWFEVYPSKDDAAYEIPFVGTVTQVDFWVWGANYNYRLELLIRDADGRVHALKAGNLMFNGWRNVVVNIPGYIRQHSRFRSGRPNMSFVGFRIRSDANEAVDDYVIYFDQLKYTTNTLANVYDGYALKDADFGESETSSSNNEETTVQ, encoded by the coding sequence ATGAAAAAGGGCGTAGTCATTTTAGGTAGCCTGATTCTTGGACTTGCATTCTGCGTGCCGGCAGTAGCTCAGCCAAGCTCTAAGGCTGTTGAAACAATTGTTATCGACAACTTCGATACAGATATGGAATGGTCTTGGGCAGTTCAGTCTAGCCGTTTCATTGCTGAAGGCTATCCAATTTTGAAAAAGTTTGAAGGAATTCCAAATTCATTGATTCCTTACCACAAAGATTCTGATCCTGCTGCGATGGTCTTGGGTGTAAAGGCAAAATATGACCGCAAAGGCGATAACTGGTTTGAAGTTTATCCTTCTAAAGATGACGCCGCTTATGAAATTCCTTTTGTAGGAACTGTTACACAGGTTGACTTCTGGGTTTGGGGCGCAAACTACAATTACAGGCTTGAGCTTCTTATCCGTGATGCAGACGGCCGCGTTCATGCTCTTAAAGCCGGAAACCTTATGTTCAATGGCTGGAGAAATGTTGTTGTAAATATTCCTGGATATATCCGCCAGCATTCAAGATTCCGCTCTGGAAGACCTAATATGAGTTTTGTTGGATTTAGAATCCGCTCAGATGCAAATGAAGCTGTAGATGACTATGTTATTTATTTTGATCAGTTGAAATATACAACAAACACACTTGCAAACGTATATGATGGATATGCTTTGAAAGATGCGGATTTCGGCGAGTCAGAAACATCATCTTCTAATAATGAAGAAACAACAGTTCAATAA
- a CDS encoding flagellar filament outer layer protein FlaA, which yields MKKISFAVLALAAVFAGTAFSQTDSLSEPDASNIGNDSARQALREVSVDRFEREGSWNVHISSDNGVITGRLFEGSPAAKEELNDSGNQQIEDTKVLGVKVEFFRRGVNSFYITAARPIPIEGVTKTVSVWACGRNMGHQLWLLVQDYNGNNFEIWMGSLEFSGWKKLTTAIPPSPDSEHGIVQQSVYHGDKPGLRIVGFRVDCNPMEARGSFYMYLDDMRAVTDLYDLENKDEDDMMDNW from the coding sequence ATGAAGAAAATAAGTTTTGCTGTTTTAGCGTTGGCTGCTGTTTTTGCTGGAACTGCTTTTTCTCAGACAGACAGCCTTTCTGAGCCGGACGCATCAAATATCGGAAACGACAGTGCTCGTCAGGCTCTTCGCGAGGTGAGTGTAGACCGCTTCGAAAGAGAAGGTTCTTGGAATGTCCATATTTCTTCTGACAACGGTGTTATTACAGGACGCTTGTTTGAAGGAAGCCCTGCTGCAAAAGAGGAATTGAATGATTCTGGAAATCAGCAGATTGAAGATACAAAAGTTCTTGGTGTTAAAGTTGAATTTTTCCGCCGTGGAGTAAATTCTTTCTATATTACAGCTGCGCGCCCGATTCCTATTGAAGGTGTTACAAAGACAGTTTCTGTTTGGGCTTGCGGACGCAATATGGGACACCAGCTTTGGCTTTTGGTTCAGGATTACAATGGAAACAACTTTGAAATCTGGATGGGCTCATTGGAATTCAGCGGCTGGAAAAAGCTTACAACAGCTATTCCGCCTTCTCCAGACAGCGAGCATGGAATTGTTCAGCAGAGCGTATACCACGGAGACAAACCGGGACTTCGCATTGTTGGATTCCGCGTAGACTGCAATCCTATGGAAGCAAGAGGCTCTTTCTATATGTATCTTGATGACATGAGAGCTGTAACAGATCTTTATGACCTTGAAAATAAAGATGAAGATGACATGATGGATAACTGGTAG